A genomic stretch from Sphingomonas faeni includes:
- a CDS encoding N-acetylmuramoyl-L-alanine amidase, with the protein MIVLHYTGMQDGASAIARLRDPEAKVSSHYLVEEDGTVLRMVAEDKRAWHAGKSHWRDVDDVNSASIGIEIVNPGHEFGYRPFPLEQIASVVQLVAEIKDRHEITRGNIVGHSDIAPLRKRDPGELFPWHELAKRRLALPRPTKNLMDPGWTEGGFCLALERFGYDVENRMAATMAFQRRFRPELVDGEVDAECRCILLALLLPKPMGGD; encoded by the coding sequence ATGATCGTGCTGCACTATACCGGGATGCAGGACGGCGCGTCGGCGATCGCCCGGTTGCGCGATCCGGAGGCGAAGGTGTCCTCGCATTACCTGGTCGAGGAGGACGGCACGGTCCTGCGGATGGTCGCCGAGGACAAGCGCGCCTGGCATGCCGGCAAGTCGCACTGGCGCGACGTCGACGACGTGAACTCGGCGAGCATCGGTATCGAGATCGTCAATCCGGGCCATGAGTTCGGCTATCGTCCGTTCCCGCTCGAGCAGATTGCGTCGGTCGTGCAGCTGGTCGCCGAGATCAAGGATCGCCACGAGATCACGCGCGGCAACATCGTCGGCCACTCCGATATCGCACCGCTGCGCAAGCGCGATCCGGGCGAGCTGTTCCCGTGGCACGAATTGGCGAAGCGGCGGTTGGCGTTACCCCGGCCGACCAAGAATCTGATGGACCCCGGCTGGACCGAGGGTGGATTCTGCCTCGCGCTCGAACGCTTCGGGTATGACGTTGAGAACCGGATGGCGGCCACGATGGCGTTCCAGCGGCGGTTCCGGCCGGAACTGGTCGATGGCGAGGTCGATGCGGAGTGTCGCTGCATATTGCTGGCGTTGTTGTTGCCCAAGCCGATGGGGGGTGACTGA
- the dcd gene encoding dCTP deaminase, which yields MSVMSDRWIRERALGDAMIEPFHEAQRRDGCISYGLSSYGYDARVADEFKIFTNVDSAIVDPKDFAANSFVDRKTDVCIIPPNSFALARTVEYFRVPRDVLVICLGKSTYARCGIIVNVTPLEPEWEGHVTLEFSNTTPLPAKIYANEGACQFLFLKGNEPCEVSYADRAGKYMGQRGVTLPRL from the coding sequence ATGTCCGTGATGTCCGACCGCTGGATCCGCGAGCGCGCGCTGGGCGATGCGATGATCGAACCGTTCCACGAAGCGCAGCGCCGCGACGGCTGCATCTCGTACGGGTTGTCGTCCTATGGCTACGACGCGCGCGTCGCCGACGAGTTCAAGATCTTCACCAATGTCGACAGCGCGATCGTCGACCCGAAGGACTTCGCCGCGAACAGCTTCGTCGACCGCAAGACCGACGTCTGCATCATCCCGCCGAACAGCTTTGCGCTCGCCCGCACCGTCGAATATTTCCGGGTGCCGCGCGACGTGCTGGTGATCTGCCTCGGCAAATCGACCTATGCGCGCTGCGGGATCATCGTCAACGTGACCCCGCTGGAGCCCGAATGGGAGGGGCACGTGACGCTGGAATTCTCCAACACTACGCCGCTGCCCGCCAAGATCTACGCGAACGAAGGCGCGTGCCAGTTCCTGTTCCTCAAGGGCAACGAGCCTTGCGAGGTCAGTTATGCGGACCGGGCAGGTAAATATATGGGGCAGCGCGGAGTGACGCTGCCACGGCTTTAA
- a CDS encoding tetratricopeptide repeat protein: MRKSVLFVLATLGAATPALAGQSATVDRTGYTAIAAGDLSTAEQRILAERKIFPQRPELMLNLASVYRRTGRESEARALYAAVLDRPSVAMDLPSGTVMSSHDLASRALARQGQQLATR; this comes from the coding sequence ATGCGCAAAAGTGTCCTGTTCGTTCTCGCAACCCTCGGCGCAGCGACGCCCGCTCTGGCAGGCCAGTCGGCGACGGTCGATCGTACCGGCTACACCGCGATCGCGGCGGGTGATCTGTCCACGGCCGAGCAGCGCATTCTTGCCGAGCGGAAGATCTTTCCGCAGCGCCCCGAACTGATGCTCAATCTGGCGTCTGTGTATCGTCGGACCGGCCGGGAGTCGGAGGCACGCGCCTTGTATGCGGCGGTGCTGGACCGGCCGTCTGTGGCGATGGACCTGCCGTCGGGCACGGTGATGTCGTCGCACGATCTGGCTAGCCGTGCGCTTGCCCGGCAGGGGCAGCAACTCGCGACTCGATGA
- a CDS encoding ExbD/TolR family protein → MAMSGGKEDGSPMMEMNMTPLIDVLLVLLIMFIITIPIQTHAVKVDLPVNSPNQPQNPVNPEKNKISIDPAGVIAWNGAPVDEVTLRQYLDQSAGMTPEPELHFQPDPQARYEVVDRTLAVIKRSAITKLGFIGNEQYRNDF, encoded by the coding sequence ATGGCAATGAGCGGCGGCAAAGAAGATGGCTCGCCGATGATGGAAATGAACATGACGCCGTTGATCGACGTCCTGCTCGTTCTCCTCATCATGTTCATCATCACGATCCCAATCCAGACGCATGCGGTCAAGGTCGACCTTCCGGTCAACAGCCCGAACCAGCCGCAGAACCCGGTCAATCCCGAGAAGAACAAGATCTCGATCGATCCCGCCGGTGTTATCGCGTGGAACGGTGCGCCGGTCGACGAGGTGACGCTGCGCCAGTATCTGGACCAGTCCGCCGGCATGACGCCCGAGCCCGAACTCCACTTCCAGCCTGATCCGCAGGCGCGGTACGAAGTGGTCGATCGGACGTTGGCCGTGATCAAGCGGTCCGCGATCACCAAGCTCGGTTTCATCGGCAACGAGCAGTATCGCAACGACTTCTAA